The following proteins are co-located in the Vigna angularis cultivar LongXiaoDou No.4 chromosome 2, ASM1680809v1, whole genome shotgun sequence genome:
- the LOC108327715 gene encoding protein STRICTOSIDINE SYNTHASE-LIKE 10 → MNPGLLAAATLLALLAITFSFFNPLALFSPPHVPGSKDHLHAARILHVSGAVGPESLVFDAHGGGPYTGVADGRILKWEGEQQGWTEFAFTSSNRSNCVRPFAPELEHVCGRPLGLKFDKKTGDLYIADAYLGLKVVGSAGGLATEVVTEVEGQPLQFTNDMDISEDEDVIYFTDSSTIFRRRQFMLVLLSGDRSGRLMKYDKSTKEVKVLLRDIAFANGVALSKDGSFVLVAETTTCKILKLWLRGPKAGEVDTFAELPGFPDNIRRNSEGHFWVALHAKGSPFAKWVSSNPWAGKLMLKIGFNFKQLHSSVAGWKAHAAAVKLSERGEILEVLEDCEGKTLKFISEVEEKDGKLWIASVLMPFIGIYSL, encoded by the exons ATGAACCCAGGGCTCCTTGCAGCTGCAACCTTGCTTGCCCTCTTAGCCAtcaccttctccttcttcaaccCTCTAGCCCTGTTTTCTCCGCCCCATGTTCCGGGATCCAAGGATCACCTCCACGCAGCGCGGATACTCCATGTCTCCGGCGCCGTCGGCCCTGAAAGTCTTGTTTTTGACGCTCACGGCGGAGGGCCCTACACCGGCGTCGCCGACGGACGGATTTTGAAGTGGGAAGGCGAGCAGCAGGGCTGGACTGAATTTGCTTTCACCAGTTCCAATAG GTCGAATTGTGTTCGTCCATTTGCACCAGAGTTGGAGCATGTTTGTGGGAGGCCTTTAGGACTAAAGTTTGATAAGAAAACTGGAGATCTATACATTGCTGATGCCTATCTGGGCCTAAAAGTAGTGGGATCTGCAGGGGGTTTGGCCACGGAAGTGGTAACAGAAGTTGAAGGCCAGCCCTTGCAGTTCACCAATGACATGGACATCAGTGAGGATGAAGATGTGATTTACTTTACTGACTCAAGCACAATCTTCCGGAGAAG GCAATTTATGCTTGTACTCCTTAGTGGAGACAGGAGCGGTAGGTTAATGAAATATGACAAGTCAACAAAGGAAGTGAAGGTTTTATTACGTGACATTGCTTTTGCCAATGGTGTTGCTTTAAGCAAAGATGGATCTTTCGTTCTGGTAGCTGAAACCACTACTTGCAAGATCTTGAAACTATGGCTTCGTGGACCCAAGGCTGGTGAAGTGGATACTTTTGCCGAACTACCTGGTTTTCCAGATAATATTAGAAGAAATTCAGAAGGTCACTTTTGGGTAGCTCTGCATGCAAAGGGAAGCCCTTTTGCGAAATGGGTTTCCTCCAATCCATGGGCGGGAAAGTTGATGCTAAAGATTGGCTTTAACTTCAAACAATTGCACTCATCAGTTGCAGGGTGGAAGGCTCATGCTGCTGCCGTAAAGCTAAGTGAGAGAGGAGAGATACTAGAAGTCTTGGAAGATTGTGAAGGGAAGACCTTAAAGTTCATCAGTGAAGTGGAAGAGAAAGATGGTAAGCTTTGGATTGCATCTGTGTTGATGCCTTTCATTGGCATTTATAGTTTGTGA